The Paramicrobacterium fandaimingii DNA segment GAACCCCGAACCGGGTGTAAAGGTACCCGTAGAAGAAGCCGATGAGCGCACCGAGAGCCAAGGCCGCGAGCAAGGAGAGCCAGATCGGCCAGTTCATCTGCACGAACGTCACGCCGAGCACTGCCGATGCCACGCCGCTGAGAGAGCCAACGGACAGGTCGATCTGTGCGACGAGAAGCACAACGACGACACCGAGTGCGATGGTCCCGAGAGCTGCGCACTGCAATGTGAGGTTTACCAGGTTGTCTGCCGAGAGAAACTTGGAGTTGAGAAGCTGAAAGACGATCCAGATCAGGATGAGCCCGGCCACGATCGGGAGGGACCCGAGATTTCCCGCGCGTATCCGCTTTCCGAATGCGCGGATCGCGCCGGCGATTCCCTCCTGTCGGATGATTCGCTCGTCCTGCATGTCCATTGCCACGGACGTGGGTTCGGAGTTGTCCGTCGCCTGGGCGGCCGATGTGTGGTCACTCATTGTTAATCGGGTCTTCCTTGCTCGCGTCGGATTCTCTCCCCGTGGTCATCGGGTTGTCTGTTGCCCCCGTAATCGCGGCGATGATCTCTTCATAGCTCACGTCGGAGGTGTAGAACATTCCGTTGTTTCGGCCGAGTCGCAACACAACGACCCGGTCGGCGACTGCCTGCACGTCGGCCATATTGTGGCTGATGAGGATGACCCCGAGTCCGCGTTCTCGCAGTCGTTCGATCAGGTTCAGCGCTTCGGCGGTCTGTGCAACGCCCAGGGCCGCTGTCGGTTCGTCGAGAATGACGACCTGCGGATCACCAATCAGGGAGCGAGCGATGGCGACCGTCTGTCGCTGGCCACCGGAGAGCGAGGCGACGGGCGTGCGCACGGAGGGAATCTTCGCCGAAAGCTGCCGAAGCAGCTCCCACGACTGCTGTTCCATGAGTTCCTCGTTGAGGGTGCCTGCGCTCAGCTCATGCCCGAGGAACAGATTCGCGACGACGTCGAGATTGTCGCAGAGCGCAAGATCTTGAAACACCGTTGCGATTCCGAGTTCGCGGGATGCTGTCGGCGAGGCGATCGCCACGGGCTCGCCGGTGAACGTGATCGACCCCCTGTCGGCTCCATGCACTCCGGCAAGAATCTTCACGAGTGTGGATTTGCCCGCGCCGTTGTCGCCGACGATGGCGACGACCTCTCCAGGAAAGACATCAAGCTCCACATCCGAGAGCGCGCGCACAGCGCCGAACCCCTTCGAGATGTCCCGCATGGATAACACGGGTGTGCGGGCGGGCGCCTGATGTTCGTCTGAATCGGATGCCATTGTCACGACGTCTCCTTGTCGTCTGTGCCGGTCCCGTGGCGGCGTCGACCGACCGGCTCAGTGGCTCGGCCGGCCGACGCCGGTGTCACTTATGTGATGCCGTTCTCTTTGCACGCGGCGGCGTACGCGTCCGTGCAGATCTCGTCCACCGTGTAGAGGCCGTCCTTGATCACTGTTGATTGGACCTCACCGGCCGTCACCGGAACGGGGTCGAGGAGGAACGAGGGAATCTCGTCACCATCCGCGGTCTTCACCGTGGAATCGGCCTTCGGGCTGTCACCGTCAGCAAGGGCGAAGGCCAGTTCAGCGGCCTTATACGCTTCGGGCTTGAACGCCTTGTAGACGGTCATGTACTGATCGCCGGCGAGAATGCGCTGAATTCCTGAGAGCGCCGCGTCTTGGCCGGTCACGGGCGGGAGCGGATCGATTCCCCCTGCTTTCAGGGCTGCGATGGCGCCACCGGCCGTATCGTCATTGGCGTCGTAGACGCCCTTGATCTCGTCGCCAAACTTGGTGACCTGGCCGGCCACCCAGTTCTGCGCCTTCGCTGGCTTCCATCCTGGGGTGTCGTATTCCGCGAGCACCGTCAGGTCGGACTTATCGATGACGTTGTGAGCGCCCTTCTTGAATTGCGCAGCGTTCGGGTCGCGCGGGGAACCGTTCACCATGAGAATTCCGGCATCATCGGGCAGTCCGAGATCCTTCATTCGCTTCACGAGCGCGGTCGCCTGCAGTTCCCCGACCTTCACGTTGTCGAAGGAGATGTAGTACGAAACATCGGGACTGTTGATCATGCGGTCATATGCGATGACCGGAACGTCCTGCTGGATCGACTGGTTGACGATGGCCGCGGCAGCTTTGCCATCGAATGGATCGAGCACAAGAACGTCTGCTCCCTGGGTGAGCATTGATTCGGCTTGCTGTTGTTGCTTTGCCGCATCCGCGTCTGCATTCGCGTACAGAACTTTGCAGTCGGCGCAGAGGTCGGCAATTTTCTCTTCGAAGTACGGTTTGTCTGCACTCGCATAGCGTTCCGTGACGTTGTCCGGGAGCAGCAGGCCGATCGTGGGAGCGGACGAGTCCTCGTCTCCTTCTTGAGACTCTGCGGCATTGGAACATGCCGTGAGGGTTCCTAGGGAGAGAAGGATCGCTGCAGCACTGACCACTGTCTTCGTTGTGGTGGTGATCTTCATCGATTTACCTCCGTCGTGATGACGCTCTTGAGTTTTGCAGGTTTGATTATTGGCGTCAAGACTTGAACTCAAGGAGGCGATTGCATTTACGTCACGACACGTTCGACTGAAGACTCACATTGTCGATCGCGTGGATGACCGCACCTCGGGCTGCAGCGTGGCTGCCTAATTGACCCTGCACGACTTCGGGGGCCGCTTCGGGTCCGACAATGACCGAGCGCTCCATCGCGTGGCGGATCGGCCCGAGGATGAGCTCACCGGATCGGGCGAGTTCACCGCCGATGACGACCCTCTCCGGGTCGAGGAGATTGCAGAGGTTGGCGACGGCCAGCCCGATATGGCGACCCGCATCCGCGAGCACTCGCAACGTGCGAGGGTCGCCCTCCACTGCACGAATCACGATGTCGCCAAGCTTCATCGAGCCGTGCTCCGGTTCAAGCTGGTCGATCAGGGCTGGCCCGCCCGCAATTGCTTCGAGGCACCCGCGGTTGCCGCACCGACACACGGGCCCGCCTTCCCTGATCACTGTGTGCCCGAGCTCGCCCGCAGCGCCGGTATGTCCGCGAAAAAGCCGCCCTCCCAGAATCAGCCCCGAGCCGATCCCGTGGTCAAGGTCAATGAAGACAAGGGTGTCTTTGCCCCGCCCCGCCCCGGTTCTCGCTTCAGCAAGAGCGGCGAGATTTGACGCATTGTCAACGAACACGGGCCGTTTCAGCAGATCCTCCATCACATGGGGAACGTCAACACCGCTCCAACCACTGAGGATGCCGTTACGGGCAACCATCCCCACTGGCTGTCGCAGCGGAGCCGGCAGTGCGATTCCGATTCCCAACAGCTTGTCAACAGAGGAGTTCATCCCCGCGAGCATGTCAGCGAGCAGCAGAGCGGCACGATCGAGCTCATTGTCAGCTCTATGCGCCCTGGCCAACGGCATATGCGTCTCGCTGAGCACTGTGCGATTTGCATCTGAGATGACGACGCGCAGGTGGCGAGCCGAAAAGTGGATGCCGGCGACGATTCCCGCAGCATGAGCAATCGTCACATAGCTGGCTCGCCGCCCACTCCGAGTGCTCGCTCGTGTATCGAGCACTCCAGAGGCAGAAAGCTCCTTGACGATGTTCGAGATCGTCGCGGGCGACAGGCCCGTCGCTCCCGCAAGTTCCACCTGGGTGAGACCGCCGTGTTGTGTGATTGCATCGATCACACGCGAACGGTTGGCTTCACGAAGTGAAGTCTGAGACCCCGGAGTCCGCCGATGCGATGTCACGGGTTATACAATACAGTCGACTCGCGCGGATGCTCTGCACCTCGCCAGAATTATGCTGTGCCGTGCGAGCGTATGGTGTGAAGATGACGTCAGTTACCGCTCCTCGCTCCCGCTCGACAGCGCTGATTCTCACAGCCGTGCTGACGGCGAGCGGCATCGTGCACGCAGTGAAACCTCAGGTGTTCGACCCGGTGGTGCCGAGGTCGCTGCCCGGGTCTGCTCGATTGTGGACGAGGGCATCAGGGTATGCCGAGTGGGGAATCGCCGCGCTGCTTGCCTCTCGTCGCACACAGAGCATTGGTGGTGTTGTCGCGGCCGCATTCTTTGTCGCTGTCTTCCCGGCAAATGTGCGCACAGTTCGCGTCGTGCGCAAGCGGGGAGCTCTCGCCGTCGTGATTGCTGTGCTGCGACTCCCGCTTCAGATTCCGCTCGTGCTCATGAGCGTCAGTGCGGCGCAGGCAAACGGTCGTCGATAGCAGCAGCGACACGCAGCTCAATGCCGACCTGCCCGAGTGGTGTCGAGCGGTAGCCCGTCACAGAGAGGCCTGCCTCCCGCGCGAGAGCCTCGAACTCGGCACGCGTGCGCTCGCGGCCGGCGCAGAGCACAAGCATCCTGAGATCCATCTCTGCATGGTCTGCACCCGAACCGTCGTTTTGCTCAATGATCACGACGACGCCGCCCGGCCCCGCCGCCTCGGCGCACCGCCGCAGAATCGCCACGGCATCCGAATCGGGCCAATCGTGCAGGATGCTGTTCAGCACATACACGTCTCCCGCGGGCGGAAGCGGGTCGAAGAAGCTCTGCCCTGCGATGCGCACGCGGCGTTCGAGGCCCCGCGCGACCAGCAGCTCACGACCTCGTTGCACGGTCTCGGGGAGGTCGACGAGTGTCGCCTGCAGCTGGGGATGCCGCTGCAGCAGCGCCGCTACCAGCGCCCCGGTGCCCCCTCCGACATCGACAACGTGTCGCGCGCGCGACCAGTCCCAGGCAGCGGCGTCGTCGTCGACGTACTCAGCGCCGGCGGCCATCACAGCATCGAACGACGCGGCCATCGTCGGTGTCGCTTCCAGGTACTCCCAGAATGGCGCACCGAACACCTCCTGCCACGCGGGCTCCCCCGTGCGAACCGTGTGCATCAGCCGCGTGAAGGCAAGATCCATCTGCCCGCCAAAACCCGTGAGGTCGAGGCTGACGCGCATGCCAGAGGGATGCTCGGAGTCGAGCAGCGCCGCCGCCGGATTGAGCGCGAAGACGCCAGGGGTCGACTCGACGAACATGCCGCGAAACGTCAGGTGGCGCAGCATCCGCTCGAGTGCGTCGGCATCAGCTCCCGAGCGGCGGGCGAGGTCTGTGGCGGACACAGGCCCGTCGCGCAAGAGGTCGGCCACGCCGAGGGTCGCGGCAACCCGCACGGCCATGGGCGTCACGAGGTCGATCAGCGGGGCGAGGGTCTGCCACGCCGTCTCGTCGGAAGGCTGCATGCTCCGATGCTACGCCTCGCCTCGCCGCAGCAGCAGACCACGCGGCGTCTCGCCGTCGACCTCGACGCCGCGAAGCACCGTGCGCCGCACCGCGCCCGTGAGCGTCTTGCCGGCATAGGGCGAGACGGGGTTCTTGTGGCGCAGCGTGTGAACGTCCACGGTGAACTGCTCATCGGGCGCGAACACCGCGAAATCGGCATCCGCCCCCACCTCGAGGCGCCCCTTGCGCTCGAGCCCGACGAGGGAGGCTGGAGCGGCAGACATCCACGACACGACGCGTTCGAGCGGGATGCCGCGAGCGCGCGCCTCATTCCAGATGAGTGAGATGCCCAACTGCAGCGACGAGACGCCGCCCCACGCCGTGCCG contains these protein-coding regions:
- a CDS encoding ATP-binding cassette domain-containing protein; amino-acid sequence: MASDSDEHQAPARTPVLSMRDISKGFGAVRALSDVELDVFPGEVVAIVGDNGAGKSTLVKILAGVHGADRGSITFTGEPVAIASPTASRELGIATVFQDLALCDNLDVVANLFLGHELSAGTLNEELMEQQSWELLRQLSAKIPSVRTPVASLSGGQRQTVAIARSLIGDPQVVILDEPTAALGVAQTAEALNLIERLRERGLGVILISHNMADVQAVADRVVVLRLGRNNGMFYTSDVSYEEIIAAITGATDNPMTTGRESDASKEDPINNE
- a CDS encoding ABC transporter substrate-binding protein; translated protein: MKITTTTKTVVSAAAILLSLGTLTACSNAAESQEGDEDSSAPTIGLLLPDNVTERYASADKPYFEEKIADLCADCKVLYANADADAAKQQQQAESMLTQGADVLVLDPFDGKAAAAIVNQSIQQDVPVIAYDRMINSPDVSYYISFDNVKVGELQATALVKRMKDLGLPDDAGILMVNGSPRDPNAAQFKKGAHNVIDKSDLTVLAEYDTPGWKPAKAQNWVAGQVTKFGDEIKGVYDANDDTAGGAIAALKAGGIDPLPPVTGQDAALSGIQRILAGDQYMTVYKAFKPEAYKAAELAFALADGDSPKADSTVKTADGDEIPSFLLDPVPVTAGEVQSTVIKDGLYTVDEICTDAYAAACKENGIT
- a CDS encoding ROK family transcriptional regulator encodes the protein MIDAITQHGGLTQVELAGATGLSPATISNIVKELSASGVLDTRASTRSGRRASYVTIAHAAGIVAGIHFSARHLRVVISDANRTVLSETHMPLARAHRADNELDRAALLLADMLAGMNSSVDKLLGIGIALPAPLRQPVGMVARNGILSGWSGVDVPHVMEDLLKRPVFVDNASNLAALAEARTGAGRGKDTLVFIDLDHGIGSGLILGGRLFRGHTGAAGELGHTVIREGGPVCRCGNRGCLEAIAGGPALIDQLEPEHGSMKLGDIVIRAVEGDPRTLRVLADAGRHIGLAVANLCNLLDPERVVIGGELARSGELILGPIRHAMERSVIVGPEAAPEVVQGQLGSHAAARGAVIHAIDNVSLQSNVS
- a CDS encoding methyltransferase, with the protein product MQPSDETAWQTLAPLIDLVTPMAVRVAATLGVADLLRDGPVSATDLARRSGADADALERMLRHLTFRGMFVESTPGVFALNPAAALLDSEHPSGMRVSLDLTGFGGQMDLAFTRLMHTVRTGEPAWQEVFGAPFWEYLEATPTMAASFDAVMAAGAEYVDDDAAAWDWSRARHVVDVGGGTGALVAALLQRHPQLQATLVDLPETVQRGRELLVARGLERRVRIAGQSFFDPLPPAGDVYVLNSILHDWPDSDAVAILRRCAEAAGPGGVVVIIEQNDGSGADHAEMDLRMLVLCAGRERTRAEFEALAREAGLSVTGYRSTPLGQVGIELRVAAAIDDRLPAPH